A window of Christiangramia forsetii KT0803 contains these coding sequences:
- a CDS encoding RNA polymerase sigma factor yields MIQHKLIDACKQNSRRAQLQLYNKYCDGMYYVALRFMRDTMEAEDAMQEAFIKAFEKLHQFNGEVTFGAWLKRIVINKCLDKLKAKKLELVAINEQMLGTVEDEENWQIEDGVSVEEVKKKIENLPEKYKYPLMLYLVEGYDHEEISEILNITQVASRTLVHRGKKKLQDELKTLSNGTGY; encoded by the coding sequence TTGATACAGCATAAGTTAATAGATGCGTGTAAGCAGAATAGCCGCAGGGCTCAGTTGCAGCTGTACAACAAGTATTGTGACGGGATGTATTATGTGGCATTACGATTTATGAGAGATACGATGGAGGCTGAAGATGCCATGCAGGAAGCTTTTATAAAAGCTTTTGAAAAATTACATCAGTTTAACGGAGAGGTCACTTTTGGAGCCTGGCTTAAACGAATCGTTATTAATAAATGTCTGGACAAGCTGAAGGCAAAAAAGCTGGAACTCGTCGCCATTAACGAGCAAATGTTGGGAACAGTTGAAGATGAAGAAAACTGGCAGATTGAAGATGGAGTGAGCGTAGAGGAGGTAAAGAAGAAAATAGAAAATCTCCCTGAAAAATATAAATATCCTTTAATGCTATATCTGGTAGAAGGTTATGATCATGAAGAAATTAGTGAAATTTTGAATATCACCCAGGTAGCTTCCAGAACACTGGTGCATAGAGGAAAAAAGAAATTACAGGACGAACTTAAAACATTGAGCAATGGGACAGGATATTAG